In Plasmodium yoelii strain 17X genome assembly, chromosome: 6, one DNA window encodes the following:
- a CDS encoding DNA polymerase alpha catalytic subunit A, putative: MSNVFDKLRKQRSKECKATDFYEVKNKNDDIYEVVDEDGYIENKNSLKSFIVGDDKNYDSSDDVILETVDYSMITKKNAEKESKPKRNTQIDDFIREKKIQKIFSSGKLTKDDISKTRNIEKMMENNSSSSDSEGRCGKINIKRKTRDSYDSYYYNNSSNNSKNKNIYDRINSQPRKSQENYDIYDKIGKDNIGNANLINTKKTNNFFNSDAEQNEENNENSDKKRKMEIENNEPNKIVKTINSNNNFKDNIKQEEDVLTMNKNLSSLNKNIKNDNILKDLDGLDIRIEIDEEHKLDAVNLKNENLDKENEDSGDEKNNVNDSILKNKYEEIIINEDTGYVNIYVFDICKHKNSIILFGRTLTKLKRYKSISIYIEDMDRCYYFLLNKNKKYVKDGIEITYGHEKYKNFIMLDFVSEFKKIREYHNIKMAKYKIVFRKNLNLSSNNEELYAKVLYSYNYDNISEQFSKGDTYSSFYCCNDDIVENFIIKKNMKMPCWVKIKDLKNNFSNNIAYCYFDCTVASKKNIFTLDKFMEKKNTDLINGSNHNPTTNSTNSGIIHDESLKKIDNNNLNNFIDIDLNKLVIRVVSVLNEENNHEIFSICSLVDADGMKYINFFGICVKSNKKGSTPNISNNINDNKNEIYSYNRNNCKIFPNEKLLLQAFLNKIRTIDVDIYIGYNILNFDLEFLIHRCHVNNIDPGVLSRKKKLKKSDKMKVNKFSGTNSTGSIYNIVQNIKGRLILDIYALSKDTIKLTSYSMDEIIDGVRTKFQEKVKQQTGSNSVINGNNNSNNHTNKNKSRENIQNVFKDFIVNDINLINCNNIHLFDSEQILENHLNTYINSQIFSIYEIYNVCNVLQLVEKSRDLTKLSGYIWARSLLSYTSECVEYFLLHEYHKKKYITPLVAKKKPKIENDSNKSKNTAKYLGGLVLEPLCGYYDTYVLYLDFNSLYPSIIIEYNICFSTFNMKNYLALSGSTSEEIQEETGKRNIIDYNDSDVNNLDKDDQVGDISNIDYFDKTKPGILPSILKQLVEKRAFIKKLIASEKNKEKKELLLVQSLSIKLISNSIYGCLGNTHNRFYAKYIASYITQKGRNLLQHTKFKVEKEFNLKVVYGDTDSIMIDTGIKSSDVNNYKESLKLAHTIKNNINKNYKKLELDLECIFSKLLLLKKKKYACAKVIDPNLGKYEYEMKGINFIKRDFCKISKLIGNEMLRIIFSNKEYKPSQPNSSNTSLSHTDDLSIQNDLSEQIHEYLRSVYQRIQNDEFDLEHYVITKKLTKNVNEYQEKNSLGHVLVAERMIKDGYNVCVNKEIQYCVCRNEDALKFYNKGNEKLNSSLCCFSISEIKKYNLKIDKDYYIRNQILLPINRLCQYIEGTNIEKISSCFNIYNVKEIKSDEQIDESYLETNVLSLLSETEERFKNINLKGFLNCDNCHHDVKPVIFIKYFRCNKCFSLLPIDKIRNYIFSFINHLCSTFYKQMYICNSCLLKTRRIFLKESNNCPNLNCDNPKNSLKPILSKKYIYSILEYFLYLLKGNLLIIPTKLHQKGDVDAANEAGNDENKAENGTNKAENGANKAENENKTNTQINEEPEEYATDINVSVCIGDGYKIHILNNNQLIKNNKKNVFKIESYDNICKNKELNLNITKGLQMKFPNISNFITYLNLKNNTFCINYNEERNTIRESIQNIIQNDIYSQIFFDNIFSVFHLYVASKISKL, encoded by the exons atgagtaatgtttttgataaattaaGGAAACAAAGATCAAAAGAATGCAAGGCAACAGACTTTTATGAg gtgaaaaataaaaatgatgatatataTGAAGTAGTCGACGAAGATGGATacatagaaaataaaaattcattaaaaaGTTTTATTGTTGGAG aCGACAAAAATTATGATTCAAGCGATGATGTGATATTAGAAACGGTTGACTATAGCATGATCACCAAAAAAA ATGCCGAAAAGGAGAGCAAGCCAAAGCGGAATACACAAATAGACGATTTTATccgtgaaaaaaaaatacagaaAATATTTTCCAGTGGCAAGCTAACTAAAGATGATATTTCAAAAACACGAAATATCGAAAAAATGATGGAAAATAATTCATCATCTAGTGATAGTGAAGGAAGATGtggtaaaataaatataaaaagaaagACAAGAGATTCATATGAttcttattattataataatagtagtaacaatagtaaaaataaaaatatatatgatagaATCAATAGTCAACCTCGCAAATCTCaagaaaattatgatatatatgataaaatcgGTAAAGATAATATAGGCAATGCAAATTTGATAAATaccaaaaaaacaaataatttttttaattctgatgcagaacaaaatgaagaaaataacgaaaattctgataaaaaaagaaaaatggaaattgaaaataacgaaccaaataaaattgtaaagACTATaaattctaataataattttaaagacAATATTAAACAAGAGGAAGATGTTCTTActatgaataaaaatttatcatctttaaataaaaatataaaaaatgataatattttaaaagatttGGATGGGTTGGATATAAGAATAGAAATAGATGAGGAACATAAATTAGATGCagtaaatttaaaaaatgaaaatttagataaagaaaatgaagatagtggggatgaaaaaaataatgtaaatgatagtatattaaaaaataaatacgaAGAAATAATCATAAATGAAGATACAggatatgtaaatatatacgtatttgatatatgcaaacataaaaatagtattatattatttggtagaacattaacaaaattaaaaagataCAAAAgcataagtatatatattgaagATATGGATagatgttattattttttattaaataaaaataaaaaatatgtaaaagaTGGAATAGAAATAACATATGGacatgaaaaatataaaaattttattatgctAGATTTTGTAtctgaatttaaaaaaattagggAATAccataatataaaaatggcaaaatataaaattgtttttagaaaaaatttaaatttatcatcAAATAATGAAGAACTATATGCAAAggttttatattcatataactATGATAATATTAGTGAACAATTTTCAAAAGGAGATACATATTCTTCTTTTTATTGTTGTAATGATGATATAgtagaaaattttattattaaaaaaaatatgaaaatgcCTTGCTGGGTTAAAAttaaagatttaaaaaataatttttctaataatataGCATATTGTTATTTTGATTGTACTGTTgcttcaaaaaaaaatatatttactttAGACAAatttatggaaaaaaaaaacacagaTTTGATTAATGGTTCTAATCACAATCCAACCACTAATTCTACTAATAGTGGCATAATACATGATgaatctttaaaaaaaatagacaataacaatttaaacaattttatagatatagaTTTGAATAAACTTGTTATAAGAGTTGTTTCGGTTCTTAACGAAGAAAATAATCATGAAATTTTTAGTATATGTAGTTTAGTAGATGCTGATggaatgaaatatataaacttcTTTGGAATTTGTgttaaatcaaataaaaaaggatCAACTCCAAATATAAGtaacaatataaatgataacaaaaatgaaatatattcttACAATCGAAACAATTGTAAAATATTTCCAAACGAAAAATTATTGTTACAAgcctttttaaataaaataagaacAATAGATGTAGATATATACATAGGatacaatattttaaattttgatcttgaatttttaattcataGATGTCatgtaaataatatagatCCAGGAGTTTTaagtagaaaaaaaaaattaaaaaaatcggATAAAATGaaagtaaataaatttagtGGAACAAATAGTACTGgatcaatatataatattgttcaaaatataaaaggaaGATTAATATTAGATATATATGCATTGTCTAAAGATACAATAAAATTAACTAGCTATTCTATGGATGAAATTATTGATGGAGTAAGAACAAAATTTCAAGAAAAGGTAAAACAGCAAACAGGATCAAATAGTGTaataaatggaaataataattctaacaatcatacaaataaaaataaatctcGAGAAAACATTCAAAATGTATTTAAAGATTTTATAgttaatgatataaatttaataaattgtaataatatacatttatttgattctgaacaaattttagaaaaccatttaaatacatatataaatagtcaaatttttagtatatatgaaatatataatgtatgtAATGTTTTACAATTAGTAGAAAAAAGTAGAGATTTAACAAAATTGAGTGGATATATATGGGCAAGAAGTTTGCTTTCATATACTAGCGAATGtgttgaatattttttattacatgaatatcataaaaaaaaatatataactcCTTTAGTAGCTaaaaaaaaaccaaaaatagaaaatgatTCTAACAAATCAAAGAATACAGCAAAATATTTAGGAGGTTTGGTTTTAGAACCATTATGTGGATATTATGATACATATGTACTTTATCTTGATTTTAATAGTTTATATCCTTCAATTATTAtagaatataatatatgttttagtacttttaatatgaaaaattatttagcATTATCTGGTTCTACATCTGAAGAAATTCAAGAAGAAACaggaaaaagaaatataatagATTACAATGATTCAgatgtaaataatttagataaaGATGATCAAGTTGGTGATATATCAAATATAgattattttgataaaacaAAACCAGGTATTTTACCATcaattttaaaacaattagtAGAAAAAAGagcatttattaaaaaattaatagcaagtgaaaaaaataaagaaaaaaaagaattgcTTCTTGTTCAATCTTTATCTATAAAACTTATTAGTAATAGTATATATGGTTGTCTAGGAAATACACATAATCGATTTTATGCTAAATATATTGCATCTTATATCACACAAAAAGGTAGAAACTTATTACAACATACAAAATTTAAAGTTGAAAAGGAATTTAACTTAAAAGTTGTATATGGTGATACAGATTCTATCATGATAGATACTGGAATCAAATCATCAGatgttaataattataaagaaTCATTAAAACTAGCTCatactataaaaaataatattaataaaaattataaaaaattagaatTAGATTTAGAATGTATTTTTAGTAAATtacttttattaaaaaaaaaaaaatatgcatgtGCTAAGGTTATTGATCCTAATTTaggaaaatatgaatatgaaATGAAAGGtatcaattttataaaaagagATTTTTGCAAAATATCAAAACTTATAGGAAATGAAATGTtaagaattattttttcaaataaagaatacAAGCCATCTCAACCAAATTCGTCTAACACTTCTCTTAGTCACACTGACGACCTTTCAATTCAGAACGACCTTTCGGAGCAAATTCACGAGTACCTTCGTTCCGTATACCAGCGCATCCAAAACGACGA GTTCGACCTCGAGCACTATGTAATCACCAAAAAGCTAACAAAGAATGTCAACGAATATCAGGAGAAGAATTCGCTAGGACATGTATTAGTAGCAGAGAGGATGATAAAAGATGGATACAATGTTTGTGTAAATAAAGAGATTCAATATTGTGTATGTAGAAATGAAGATgcattaaaattttataataaaggaaatgaaaaattaaatagtTCATTATGTTGTTTTAGTATtagtgaaataaaaaaatataatttaaaaattgatAAGGATTATTATATTAGAAACCAAATATTATTACCTATCAATCGACTTTGTCAATATATAGAAGGAacaaatatagaaaaaatttcatcatgttttaatatatacaatgttaaagaaataaaaagtgATGAACAGATAGATGAATCTTATTTAGAAACAAatgttttatcattattaagTGAAACAGAAGaaagatttaaaaatataaatttaaaaggGTTTCTTAATTGTGATAATTGTCATCATGATGTAAAACcagttatatttataaaatattttagatGTAATAAATGTTTTTCACTTTTACCAATAGATAAAATaagaaattatatattttcatttattaatcaTCTATGTTCTACATTTTATAAACAgatgtatatatgtaattcATGTTTGTTAAAAACGAGAAGAATATTTTTAAAGGAGTCTAATAATTGTCCTAATCTCAATTGTGATAATCCCAAAAATTCACTAAAACcaattttatcaaaaaaatatatttattcgaTCTTagaatattttctatatctgCTTAAAGGGAACCTACTTATCATACCCACGAAGTTGCATCAAAAGGGAGATGTAGATGCTGCGAATGAAGCTggaaatgatgaaaataaagcCGAAAATGGTACAAATAAAGCCGAAAACGGTGCAAATAAAGCCGAAAATGAGAACAAAACAAATACCCAAATTAACGAGGAACCTGAAGAGTATGCAACAGATATTAATG
- a CDS encoding LITAF-like zinc finger protein, putative, with product MFGFGKYGDGRLSEMNVLENEMEEMNVNNCNDELSEDNKKKMNETDENKTNILNKNGNVEYYSNRYECKGKEEKEEKENEIKKYSLNCEYCNTHVYPIIKSYSPLFVYLLVIILFLFISFFTIFLLPILYLTFKEKKYICPICNRNLTSLESSVKITRENKIITFQFQKFAIIISEKYLALFLSLIFLIFFFYFLRISTNINFDNLVKGPNISVTWINYLEDCGNKSQFRNSFNSTYNFKNKYYGNTINWEGKVIQIRKGFFSSNVLYIKMNPSEYKNDRPDVMAIFNDSLITQIQHLQKNDIISFECTFIQISRNKDPHTCLLWNIVLLKKYKNEKYNVMNFVKHMSIFDIINNDTILNPFFINPKVNIPESETIHPIDIYDNDSIKIINLSSAVPKVGDVMVDDEYIVNADADSYADSYADPYADSYADPYADPYADPYVDDTDAASNITEINYINPSPNNLKQAMYRQVLNDIQLNEKYKMDILYDELYDDNGNMNRVIGMDNKIKLALKDIIEKSEHQTVLNLIDEKYNPKYNLKELDSSYMDADLLNTIYDHDDNMSYFNEEENELDSDIYDSLVDDSRADSLVDDSRGGSFNSPLSNKREKYNIDNINFDKNVNISNYNSNKDETNNVDDDNLYGNENPDTSESSTLYDRIAEKEQSQVETGKSAESGESEESEANSKNEAEPN from the coding sequence atgtttggGTTTGGGAAATATGGAGATGGGAGACTGAGTGAAATGAACGTTCTCGAAAATGAAATGGAAGAAATGAATGTAAATAATTGTAATGATGAATTATCAGaagacaataaaaaaaaaatgaacgaaacagatgaaaataaaacgaatatattaaataagaATGGAAATGTAGAGTATTATAGTAATAGATATGAATGTAAAggaaaagaagaaaaagaagaaaaagaaaatgaaataaaaaaatattcattaaattGTGAATATTGTAATACACATGTGTATCCAATAATTAAGTCTTATAGTCCTTTATTTGTATATctattagtaataatattatttttatttatttcattttttactatatttttattaccaaTTTTATATCTAActtttaaagaaaaaaaatatatatgcccTATTTGTAATCGTAACTTGACCTCATTAGAAAGCTCAGTTAAAATAACaagagaaaataaaataataacatttcAATTTCAGAAATTTGCAATAATTATATCCGAAAAATATTtagcattatttttatcattaatatttttaatattttttttttattttttaagaatatcaacaaatattaattttgataatttagTTAAAGGCCCAAATATATCAGTTACATGGATTAATTATTTAGAAGATTGTGGAAACAAATCTCAATTTAGAAACAGTTTTAATAgtacatataattttaaaaacaaatattatgGAAATACAATTAATTGGGAAGGAAAAGTTATTCAAATAAGAAAAGGTTTTTTTAGTAgtaatgtattatatattaaaatgaacCCAtctgaatataaaaatgatagaCCAGATGTGATGGCAATTTTTAATGATTCTTTGATAACTCAAATTCAACActtacaaaaaaatgatataatatCTTTTGAATGTACTTTTATTCAAATTAGTAGAAATAAAGATCCACATACCTGTCTATTATGgaatattgtattattaaaaaaatataaaaatgaaaaatataatgttatgaATTTTGTTAAGCATATGTCAATTtttgatataataaataacgACACAATTTTAAatcctttttttattaacccAAAAGTTAATATACCTGAATCTGAAACAATACACCCTattgatatatatgataatgaTTCTATCAAAATCATAAATTTGTCATCAGCAGTCCCCAAAGTTGGTGATGTTATGGTAGATGACGAATATATTGTTAATGCAGATGCAGATTCATATGCAGATTCATATGCAGATCCGTATGCAGATTCATATGCAGATCCGTATGCAGATCCGTATGCAGATCCATATGTAGATGATACAGATGCAGCATCTAATATTACTGAAATAAACTACATTAATCCAAGcccaaataatttaaaacaagCTATGTATAGACAGGTTCTAAATGATATACAactaaatgaaaaatataaaatggacATTTTATATGACGAATTATATGATGACAATGGAAATATGAATAGAGTAATTGGCatggataataaaataaagttagcTTTAAAAGATATTATCGAAAAATCTGAACACCAAACAGTTTTAAACTTAAtagatgaaaaatataatcctaaatataatttaaaagaacTTGATTCGTCATATATGGATGCTGATTTGCTTAATACAATCTATGATCATGATGACAATATGTCATATTTCAATGAAGAAGAAAACGAGCTTGATTCTGACATCTACGATTCTTTGGTGGATGATTCTAGAGCCGATTCTTTGGTGGATGATTCTAGAGGCGGTTCTTTTAATTCCCCTTTATCGAACAAGCGAGAAAAGTACAATATTGATAATATTAACTTcgataaaaatgtaaatatctCAAATTATAATTCTAATAAAGATGAAACGAATAATGttgatgatgataatttaTATGGAAATGAAAATCCTGACACAAGTGAAAGTTCTACATTGTATGACAGAATCGCAGAAAAGGAGCAATCTCAGGTAGAAACTGGCAAAAGCGCAGAAAGTGGAGAAAGCGAAGAAAGCGAAGCAAATAGCAAAAACGAAGCAGAACCCAATTAA
- a CDS encoding 30S ribosomal protein S12, mitochondrial, putative, whose amino-acid sequence MISALANTINKNAASFYVSGNYRNTILDKWKTGLFGIFSHKLWDKNNYMFNKWNNKIILKKIKSDKNSVYSDEQLWSPGYIGTYCNTEISNYNEKKKNKTNYLTKIGYGNGYHININLGVYPVVSNSNQFNKFMRISQFSTKNIRGRMFYKRRPKQIPKLKKKNWRSKWLEGAPQKRGICLKVRVQTPKKPNSGLKKIARVRLSTGRIVSVYIPGIGHNLNTHSIILVRGGRCKDIPGCNYKAIRGVYDLLPVKNRFRGRSKYGVKLSEEKRKHLLERYNFKHITIQKDIDKFNKFKWYNYVDKDKNLRDKPLEPNEHTPIDIFHFNTYYRNKKFQKSQGE is encoded by the coding sequence atgATATCCGCATTAGCAAACACTATAAATAAGAATGCTGCTTCTTTTTATGTAAGTGGTAATTATCGTAATACAATTTTGGATAAATGGAAAACAGGACTCTTTGGAATATTCTCTCATAAGTTATGGgataaaaacaattatatgtttaataaatggaataataaaataattttaaaaaaaataaaaagtgatAAGAATAGTGTATACAGTGATGAACAGCTTTGGTCACCTGGTTATATAGGGACATATTGCAATACTGAAATTTCgaattataatgaaaaaaaaaaaaataaaacaaattatttaactAAGATAGGATATGGAAATGGTtatcatattaatataaatttggGAGTTTATCCAGTTGTTTCGAATTCTAatcaatttaataaatttatgagGATATCTCAATTTagtacaaaaaatataagaggAAGAATGTTTTATAAAAGAAGACCAAAACAAATAcctaaattaaaaaaaaaaaattggagATCAAAATGGTTAGAAGGTGCACCACAAAAAAGAGGTATATGTTTAAAAGTTCGAGTCCAAACACCCAAAAAACCAAATTCtggattaaaaaaaatagcacgTGTTCGATTATCAACAGGTAGAATTGTTTCTGTTTATATACCGGGAATTGGTCATAATTTAAATACACACAGTATTATATTAGTAAGAGGTGGTAGATGTAAAGATATACCTGGATGTAATTATAAAGCTATTCGAGGTGTATATGATTTATTGCCAGTAAAAAATAGATTCCGTGGAAGAAGTAAATATGGTGTTAAGCTTTcagaagaaaaaagaaaacatttattagaaagatataattttaaacatattacTATCCAAAAAgatatagataaatttaataaatttaaatggtATAATTATGTagataaagataaaaatttaaGAGATAAACCATTAGAACCTAATGAACATACACCTATagatatttttcattttaatacatattatagaaataaaaaattccaAAAATCTCAAGGGGAATAA
- a CDS encoding phosphopantothenate--cysteine ligase has translation MKEYFSDYPDFFNEELRPHNLDNILGELKSRFFEKNYDYNKNNENEQNNENENEQNNEIILVTSGGTKVSLEHASIRSVENFSTGKRGAHIGEYFLLKNKKVIFLYRKGTFKPFEYNLKQLSTLNNFEIKNKNIYFNLSNVDNNLLVSDIENFRKYEKNLFCIPFETIFDYAFYLIEICKILHEHVKEKFSKSYKNYKNCEFDEIENISHIENNSDVIQNAEICCNTTSTEQIYDKVYHMLNSLYNLLLNSELENLISSGKLINDGFFLNVLRQITEFNNKTIDNIIFEKHPEDETNLFTDLKLFINDMHKILNSWLNKKSNVSLECDISLKEKIYKIIFFMNKISYIVCEKKKKKKNSVNNSYNFNDALFRPLSQIIILCAAVSDYYIPYNKLSIDKIDSDKKNGLNLNMALTPKFYKIIHKHFPLLNICSFKLENNEQVLLKKACDRVKYSDILIANLLNYRYQYVYIFKNTKDYYLLKKSDNVKNIEYEISQHIYNHLIDRKLWK, from the coding sequence ATGAAGGAATATTTTTCTGACTACCCAGATTTTTTCAATGAGGAACTACGACCTCATAATTTGGATAATATATTGGGCGAACTAAAAAGTAGGTTTTTCGAGAAAAATTATGActataacaaaaataatgaaaatgaacaaaataatgaaaatgaaaatgaacaaaataatgaaataattttGGTCACCTCTGGAGGAACTAAAGTTTCACTAGAACATGCCTCAATAAGAAGTGTTGAAAATTTTTCAACAGGAAAACGAGGAGCACATATAGGagaatattttcttttgaaaaataaaaaagtaatttttttatacagaAAAGGTACATTTAAGCCTTTTGAATATAATTTGAAGCAATTGTCtacattaaataattttgaaataaaaaataaaaatatatattttaatttaagtaatgtagataataatttattggTTAGtgatattgaaaattttagaaaatatgaaaaaaatctTTTTTGTATTCCTTTTGAAACGATTTTTGATTATGCCTTTTACTTAATTGAAATTTGCAAAATTTTACATGAACATGTTAAGGAGAAATTCTCAAAAAGctacaaaaattataaaaattgtgaatTTGACGAAATAGAGAATATTTCACATATTGAAAACAATTCGGATGTTATACAAAATGCCGAAATATGTTGCAATACTACATCCACAGAACAAATATATGACAAAGTTTATCATATGTTAAATAGCTTATATAATCTTTTGCTAAATAGCGAATTAGAAAATCTTATCAGTTCAGGTAAATTAATTAATGATGGTTTTTTTCTGAACGTGTTAAGGCAAATTACAgagtttaataataaaacaattgacaatataatatttgaaaaaCATCCTGAAGACgaaacaaatttatttactgatttaaaattatttattaatgatatgcataaaattttaaacaGTTGGTTAAATAAAAAGAGCAATGTGTCTTTAGAATGTGACATTtctttaaaagaaaaaatttataaaataattttttttatgaacaaaattaGCTATATTGtgtgtgaaaaaaaaaaaaaaaaaaaaaatagtgtaAATAATAGCTACAATTTTAATGACGCTCTTTTTCGTCCTTTGtcacaaataataattttgtgtGCAGCTGTAAGTGATTACTATATACCATATAACAAATTAAGTATAGACAAAATTGatagtgataaaaaaaatgggcTTAATCTTAATATGGCCTTAACTCCAaagttttataaaataatacataaacATTTCCctcttttaaatatttgtaGTTTTAAgttagaaaataatgaacaaGTACTATTAAAAAAGGCATGTGATAGAGTAAAATATTCAGATATATTAATAGCAAACTTGTTAAATTACAGATAtcaatatgtttatatttttaaaaatacgaaagattattatttattaaaaaaaagtgataatGTTAAGAATATTGAATATGAAATATCTCAACAcatttataatcatttgattgATAGAAAATTATGGAAATAA